Proteins encoded together in one Pectinophora gossypiella chromosome 20, ilPecGoss1.1, whole genome shotgun sequence window:
- the LOC126376185 gene encoding uncharacterized protein LOC126376185 isoform X2: MERDEVDDTGFANVSGSDNQALNPTILEYYKKFGRKRDLEQYFSLSTAQGEVKDPTSLFWRRMKSQTDSSDSGEKSRESSLEVCRISIRCSAPDTDAPSSQDENPKTKSDTESPPIIIEEVPPDTTRHTDDEYAKSDDNNSQKSLDAVLDTSMIKALSPSSSITSQRKLEWDSLADVGYANESDKKTSASSLSTLERLALKQQYSNNDSKEENLMGNPTAHSTPVDDNDKPKGKRGSKTTKIYRRDVEFVEFNMPHSSNANLSQSINVNLTKHISFNVEKDGGVSVENVKKDVSVSPEKASTESKVTDVKMDKQIQTSLIKTKDESIEAPKSFQLYGQAVPVLINLNTLKKRIRKKKVRTVKKKVRTKKKYNLDKENLPVHEKSGEQVSEAESFEYMPGHIYNQNQLNQQPAQTSQAAGNKSSLESSGAVTTDSSKGSKLSFTRDLEKSIKLLKTALHKRYNDSELKDKLIKEVVERLLKSSYRDDETTTDFLSGLSYSSKKLGLGESHTTTSTSDANNTAEKNKRPKKSILRVDKFNPNAIASTSQSAPNIPSVSNSEKLVASRLAKALTSSNTESDVSSKDKSSPDTAFAKTSSEELYQKYLDALRRENAYKKHLRDKELFLKQKLVSSDTAFNIPVCLDPKSQSRIKELMNDLTRNNYDDGSGDASKLEGGLGSNLDLRYGVPRNQRSHSVFTLSSSGNSDPNRKSNLKKSEMKDSPKAGHSREVKEEKHYCCCPHHNKMGVTDSSVQVNIKCGSEKTSPRQEIEPKPCRCGQTCCQSSPRPITRIVSDNSTGDIKYVCLCNNNVAEKDSSENVMIYKCSRLTNKGIQSQCAPALQPDKCPARSRNKCDHTNFAKFSKCSQTNLKVCTAPIDEDKETVCIHEAVRIIQTDISIDPKISDPILSDIKIVKPCDCVKLVRERYRQVSKSSIASDANVQPDYNALTSCPCSEASVATPSTSSSCSKTKGERLRDNRAGPIIKETVDAEIQSTVDIPTADAQTVEDNYTIPIQGTNIVLKVSVGPNAVRVLETLENVDSGANMNPVEHNIVSVLKRNNNAVATDAINTAENATCLTEECSKGVQSQNDDIFSQFDTKQSLLRALFTSDEYPNLQSTSAVNSRRPLLRAKTSTCIVTTAQKDFSTVPSQQQKSMETMTERSNTYPKSQQHVQFDRQELAPGMIQQIPMGVFRFQGPEGVTYDKLYMKDRDSEPKRNRNTENQTQSISCNVGTSQSDIDEITEPVKRKPVDDNEKDQCGISRGVSCGESSYDFYLNLAAQDSKISKCCCPQDSLCQCERGDVSVCRNQKSVCTGPETPLQTIEERYYSEDASEPHASKASLNPYEDSNKKTVLCGPDSSPSTSAFVEAYSLNKGKEIRDQGCGCDISGPCKGECGEDAVCRQRDLDVYKGDASGNQRAGVEIYFANEYPDRAAPKDLYYLKDSARKQTSCGCSTSGPCKGECGEDAACRKRKVESSHDSLDRPINYRDSELAALKDGYYSKESARKQTSCGCSTSGPCKGECGEDAACRKRKVEGSHDSLNDPINYRDSEFAALKDAYYSKESARKQTSCGCSPSGPCKGECGEDAACRKRKIEGSHVSLDRPIDYRDSAERVYHTNEGADTGSDSLHRQPVNEGNRYANTYPYSTKTGHFPDDDKETKQEDSHNPSHLPFVYCDSDKAKDHAIKSSRSQNLQQNIIGDHKSKYTVTEKKESAYIETQVKGKGDEKKPKPTKEKSENSKDLIMNVIQDITNRYSKKYTEKTQRKKCFKEIISLLSYLLDTEDSTDTETIREIKNMITASSSSELDFACHLKKDKTETEDTVSEYENKRRPKSPTHRSKSPKSRPTSPTRSKPSKSRPTSPTSECAKPPKSRGSSPSCAKPPKSRSTSPKSRPKSPTTKEMKSVGTSNDAEDVFMTSSNSYYHETKRLVHKGIQISTKKSKSSKFYTESSDVPKSTDITYTSSDSATCKVLNKIRKECEKYHQKRCKAHNNATKKCECTSTTSLSCDQCKRVHHCICRTHKCKGHRPKSVSEKPKKKCVAYNLIIQTSESMISEETKLDKNLRPLKNIIVKVPPKRRPLDDVPHKLLSSPRASVKGQRSRSLPNENYVSSTDDGTKTQVFTVRDYLEKNRPDFVDQTMQRQNCLKILSEARANERAIQRELLSMQVQMDGEPSMKSLSESDLRKLARKLGLELRHRQVPPKFISEHDMKKHSEKIYKKLPEVLKKKEDLKKENIKKTNLLMASIFKKNLQKKVLHGSVNLSNYSTVIKI; this comes from the exons ATGGAAAGAGATGAGGTGGATGACACGGGTTTCGCTAATGTTTCTGGGAGTGACAATCAAGCGTTGAACCCAACAATTCTCGAATATTATAAGAAGTTTGGAAGGAAGAGAGATTTGGAACAGTATTTTTCTTTATCGACGGCACAGGGTGAGGTTAAGGATCCTACGAGCTTGTTTTGGAGAAGAATGAAGTCGCAGACTGATTCTTCGGACTCTGGTGAGAAATCCAGGGAATCTTCCTTGGAAGTGTGTAGAATTTCGATTCGATGTTCTGCACCGGACACTGACGCACCTAGTTCACAG GATGAGAATCCAAAAACAAAAAGTGACACGGAATCACCGCCAATCATCATAGAAGAAGTTCCACCGGACACTACCAGACATACAGATGACGAATATGCAAAGTCTGATGACAATAATTCTCAGAAAT CACTTGATGCCGTGCTCGACACGTCAATGATAAAGGCGCTGTCACCATCAAGCAGCATCACATCTCAGAGGAAACTTGAATGGGATTCATTAGCAGATGTTGGTTACGCTAATGAAAGTGACAAGAAGACTTCAGCATCCAGCTTGAGCACATTAGAAAGGCTGGCATTGAAACAACAATATTCCAACAATGATTCCAAAGAAGAAAATCTTATGGGAAACCCTACAGCACACTCCACGCCtgttgatgataatgataaaccCAAAGGCAAAAGAGGCTCTAAAACTACAAAAATATATCGACGGGATGTGGAATTCGTCGAATTTAACATGCCACACAGTTCAAATGCGAATCTATCACAGTCAATTAATGTCAATTTAACTAAGCATATTTCTTTTAACGTGGAAAAAGATGGCGGCGTGTCAGTCGAAAATGTGAAGAAAGATGTTTCTGTGTCGCCTGAGAAAGCATCTACAGAATCAAAGGTGACTGATGTAAAAATGGACAAACAAATACAAACTTCACTGATCAAAACTAAGGATGAATCTATTGAAGCTCCTAAATCATTCCAACTTTATGGCCAAGCAGTACCTGTATTGATAAATTTGAATACACTTAAAAAGAGAATTAGGAAGAAAAAGGTGAGGACTGTAAAGAAGAAAGTTAGAACTAAAAAGAAGTATAATCTTGATAAAGAGAATTTGCCTGTCCATGAAAAGAGTGGAGAGCAAGTTTCTGAAGCTGAGAGCTTTGAATATATGCCTGGACATATTTATAATCAAAACCAATTGAATCAGCAACCAGCACAGACAAGCCAAGCTGCTGGCAACAAGTCTAGCTTAGAGTCTAGTGGTGCTGTCACAACAGATTCAAGTAAGGGATCAAAGCTCTCTTTTACTAGAGACTTAGAGAAAAGCATCAAATTACTTAAAACTGCTTTACATAAACGCTACAATGATTCGGAATTGAAAGACAAATTGATCAAAGAAGTAGTGGAAAGGTTATTGAAATCAAGTTATAGAGATGACGAAACAACAACAGATTTTTTATCTGGTTTGAGTTATAGCAGTAAGAAGCTGGGATTGGGAGAGAGTCATACTACTACAAGCACTTCCGACGCAAACAATACCGCGGAAAAAAACAAGCGACCAAAGAAATCTATTTTGAGGGTTGATAAGTTCAATCCTAATGCTATTGCGTCTACATCGCAAAGCGCTCCCAATATACCATCTGTATCTAACAGTGAGAAACTTGTGGCTTCTCGCCTTGCTAAAGCGTTGACTTCATCTAACACTGAATCTGATGTTTCTAGTAAAGACAAATCTTCACCTGATACTGCATTTGCTAAGACTTCTTCAGAAGAATTGTACCAGAAATATTTAGACGCTTTAAGGAGAGAGAATGCTTACAAGAAACATTTGAGAGACAAAGAGCTGTTTTTGAAGCAGAAATTAGTTAGTTCAGACACAGCTTTCAACATTCCGGTGTGCCTTGACCCTAAAAGTCAATCTAGGATTAAAGAATTGATGAATGACCTGACCAGAAACAATTATGATGATGGTTCTGGAGATGCCAGTAAACTAGAAGGTGGTTTAGGATCGAATTTGGACCTTCGATATGGTGTCCCAAGGAATCAGAGAAGTCATTCAGTTTTTACTCTTTCTTCTTCAGGAAATTCTGATCCTAATAGAAAatctaacttaaaaaaaagtgaaatgaaAGATTCGCCTAAAGCGGGTCACAGTAGAGAAGTTAAAGAGGAAAAACATTATTGCTGTTGTCCTCATCATAATAAAATGGGCGTTACAGACAGTTCTGTGCAGGTAAATATAAAGTGTGGAAGCGAGAAAACTTCACCAAGACAAGAGATAGAACCTAAGCCGTGCAGATGTGGCCAGACATGCTGTCAGTCATCCCCGAGGCCTATAACTCGTATAGTGTCTGACAACAGCACAGGCGATATAAAATATGTGTGCTTGTGCAATAATAATGTTGCAGAAAAAGACTCGTCTGAAAATGTTATGATTTACAAGTGTTCCCGTTTGACTAACAAGGGTATTCAGTCTCAATGTGCTCCAGCTCTGCAGCCAGACAAATGCCCAGCAAGATCACGAAATAAATGTGACCACACGAACTTTGCTAAATTTTCAAAATGTTCTCAAACTAATTTAAAAGTGTGCACTGCACCAATCGACGAAGATAAAGAAACAGTTTGCATTCACGAAGCTGTAAGAATCATCCAGACTGATATTAGTATTGACCCTAAAATCTCTGATCCAATTCTATCTGATATCAAAATTGTTAAACCGTGTGACTGTGTGAAGTTAGTTCGAGAACGGTATAGACAAGTATCAAAATCCAGCATTGCAAGTGACGCTAACGTGCAACCTGACTATAATGCTCTCACAAGTTGTCCTTGTAGCGAAGCCTCTGTGGCTACGCCTAGTACTTCTAGCTCTTGTAGTAAAACAAAGGGCGAAAGATTGAGAGACAACAGGGCAGGGCCTATTATAAAAGAGACAGTCGATGCAGAGATTCAATCTACCGTAGATATACCTACGGCTGACGCTCAAACCGTTGAAGATAATTATACAATACCCATACAAGGTACAAATATCGTACTTAAGGTTAGCGTAGGCCCGAATGCAGTCAGAGTCCTCGAAACCTTAGAAAACGTGGATTCTGGGGCCAATATGAACCCAGTTGAACACAATATTGTTAGTGTCTTAAAAAGGAATAACAATGCAGTCGCAACTGATGCTATTAATACTGCTGAGAATGCTACTTGTTTGACCGAGGAATGTTCTAAAGGCGTTCAGTCCCAAaatgatgatattttttctcaattcgataCTAAACAGAGTTTGTTGAGAGCTTTATTTACTAGTGACGAATATCCAAATCTTCAGAGTACATCAGCAGTAAACAGTCGTAGGCCGCTACTGAGGGCAAAGACGTCTACATGCATTGTTACTACCGCACAAAAAGATTTCTCTACCGTACCGTCACAACAACAGAAGTCGATGGAAACTATGACAGAAAGAAGTAATACATATCCTAAAAGTCAACAACACGTCCAATTTGATAGACAGGAATTGGCTCCAGGTATGATCCAACAAATACCCATGGGAGTTTTTAGATTTCAAGGCCCGGAAGGCGTAACATACgataaattatatatgaaaGACAGAGATTCTGAGCCTAAACGAAACAGAAACACGGAAAACCAAACACAATCTATTAGCTGTAATGTTGGTACTAGTCAAAGTGATATCGATGAGATTACGGAACCTGTAAAACGAAAACCTGTTGATGATAATGAGAAGGATCAATGTGGAATTTCTCGAGGAGTCTCTTGTGGAGAATCATCATACGACTTTTATCTTAATTTAGCGGCGCAAGATTCAAAGATAAGCAAATGTTGTTGTCCTCAAGATAGCCTTTGTCAGTGCGAACGTGGGGATGTTTCTGTGTGTAGGAACCAAAAATCTGTTTGTACCGGACCTGAAACACCCCTTCAAACAATCGAGGAACGATATTATTCTGAAGATGCTTCTGAGCCTCATGCTTCGAAAGCTAGTTTGAACCCGTATGAAgatagtaataaaaaaacagttcTTTGTGGACCAGACTCGTCGCCTTCAACATCAGCTTTTGTAGAAGCTTATTCTTTAAACAAAGGCAAGGAAATTCGTGATCAGGGATGTGGATGTGATATAAGTGGTCCTTGTAAAGGAGAATGCGGGGAGGATGCTGTATGTAGACAACGTGATTTGGATGTTTATAAAGGTGATGCATCAGGCAATCAGCGTGCTGGCGTTGAGATATATTTTGCAAATGAATATCCCGATCGCGCTGCTCCGAAAGATCTTTACTATCTAAAAGACAGCGCTCGTAAACAAACCTCTTGTGGTTGTTCCACAAGTGGCCCTTGTAAAGGCGAATGTGGAGAGGACGCAGCATGTAGAAAACGAAAAGTGGAAAGCTCCCATGATTCATTGGATCGTCCTATTAATTACCGAGACTCCGAACTCGCTGCTCTAAAAGATGGTTACTACTCAAAAGAAAGCGCTCGTAAGCAAACCTCTTGTGGTTGTTCTACAAGCGGCCCTTGCAAAGGCGAATGTGGAGAGGACGCAGCATGTAGAAAACGAAAAGTGGAAG GCTCCCATGATTCATTGAATGATCCTATTAACTACCGAGATTCCGAATTTGCTGCTCTGAAAGATGCTTACTACTCGAAAGAAAGCGCTCGTAAGCAAACTTCTTGTGGTTGTTCCCCAAGTGGCCCTTGCAAAGGTGAATGTGGAGAGGACGCAGCATGTAGAAAACGAAAAATAGAAGGCTCCCATGTTTCATTGGATCGTCCTATTGATTACAGAGACTCTGCGGAAAGAGTTTATCATACAAATGAAGGCGCAGACACTGGGTCTGATTCATTACACAGGCAACCGGTAAATGAAGGTAATCGTTATGCAAATACATATCCGTACTCTACTAAAACTGGTCACTTTCCTGATGATgacaaagaaacaaaacaaGAAGATTCCCATAATCCATCGCATCTTCCTTTTGTTTATTGTGACTCTGATAAAGCTAAAGACCATGCTATAAAATCCTCGCGTAGTCAAAATTTACAACAAAACATTATTGGTGATCATAAATCGAAATATACTGTTacggaaaaaaaagaaagtgcTTATATTGAAACGCAAGTTAAGGGCAAGGGGGATGAAAAAAAGCCGAAACCAACTAAGGAAAAGTCGGAAAATAGTAAAGATCTCATAATGAACGTTATTCAAGACATAACAAATCGGTATTCTAAAAAATACACCGAAAAGACTCAGCGCAagaaatgttttaaagaaattatATCATTATTGAGTTATTTATTGGACACGGAAGACAGCACGGATACAGAGACAATTAGGGAAATTAAAAACATGATCACTGCAAGTAGCAGTTCGGAACTAGATTTTGCTTGTCATTTAAAGAAAGATAAGACGGAGACTGAAGATACCGTTAGTGAATATGAGAATAAACGACGTCCAAAATCTCCCACACATCGTTCAAAATCACCTAAATCTCGACCAACATCTCCTACTCGCTCGAAACCATCTAAGTCGCGACCAACATCACCTACATCTGAATGTGCAAAACCACCTAAGTCTCGAGGATCATCACCTAGTTGTGCAAAACCACCAAAGTCTCGATCAACATCACCTAAGTCTCGACCAAAATCACCTACTACAAAAGAAATGAAATCGGTTGGAACTTCCAATGATGCAGAAGATGTTTTTATGACATCCAGTAATTCTTATTACCATGAAACAAAGCGGTTAGTTCATAAAGGCATTCAGATATCgacaaaaaaatcgaaatctaGTAAATTCTATACCGAGTCTTCAGATGTGCCGAAATCTACAGACATTACATACACATCTTCGGATTCAGCGACTTGCAAAGTTCTGAATAAGATCAGGAAAGAATGTGAGAAATATCACCAGAAGCGATGCAAAGCTCATAATAATGCTACGAAGAAATGTGAGTGTACAAGCACGACTTCCCTAAGTTGCGATCAGTGTAAGCGCGTGCATCATTGTATATGTAGAACGCACAAATGCAAAGGGCATAGACCGAAGAGCGTCTCTGAGAAACCGAAGAAGAAATGTGTTGCTTACAATTTGATTATACAGACTTCAGAGAGCATGATCAGTGAAGAGACTAAGTTGGACAAAAATTTGAGGCCTTTGAAAAACATTATTGTGAAAGTGCCACCGAAGCGTAGGCCGTTAGATGATGTACCACATAAGCTACTGAGTAGTCCACGGGCTAGTGTAAAGGGGCAGAGATCCAGGAGTCTTCCCAATGAGAATTACGTGTCTAGTACTGACGATGGTACGAAGACGCAAGTGTTCACCGTTAGAGACTACTTAGAAAAGAATCGTCCTGACTTCGTCGATCAAACCATGCAGCGGCAGAATTGTTTGAAGATTTTAAGCGAGGCTAG GGCAAATGAACGCGCGATCCAACGTGAACTGTTGTCTATGCAAGTGCAAATGGATGGGGAACCGTCAATGAAGTCTCTCAGCGAGTCCGACTTGCGGAAACTGGCCCGCAAACTCGGCCTCGAACTACGTCATAGACAag TACCGCCAAAATTTATCAGTGAACATGATATGAAGAAACACTCCgagaaaatatacaaaaaactgCCAGAAGTGTTGAAGAAGAAGGAAGATCTTAAGAAGGAGAATATTAAGAAGACCAATTTGCTGATGGCCAGTATATTTAAAAAG